The DNA sequence TGTTCATAATATTTTAGAATGGGATCCGAACACGATTTTGTGGCTGCAAACAAGAGAATTCGATTTTCTTTTTAACCTTGATAAAGATAGAGAAGCTGTCAGTCTGGCGGAATTGATCAAAGCGAAAACAAAGAAAGGTTTTTTAACCGACGATTTCGGGAAATGCAAGCCTGCTGATAAAGATTCAGAGAATAAATGGCTGACCGGATTATTCGATGATCTTAATAAACAGAATACAAAAAGTTATCCCGAAGAAATTTTTGAGATGCTCGGATTTTCCTATCATAAAGAAAAATATATTTTGGAATTATCTGCCAAACGGATCGATTTCGATCTACCTTTGAATCAGAGAATCATCGGATTAAATACAGGTTGTGGAACTCGCTGGTTAACCAGGCTCTGGGGAAAAGAAAAT is a window from the Candidatus Cloacimonadota bacterium genome containing:
- a CDS encoding glycosyltransferase family 9 protein; amino-acid sequence: MIVKNNCLKFNGEIPCKPHKLENVHCEDCPYFEPLKERILIIKLGAAGDVIRTTPILRKLKEEFPQAEINWLTHSPEFVPESYVHNILEWDPNTILWLQTREFDFLFNLDKDREAVSLAELIKAKTKKGFLTDDFGKCKPADKDSENKWLTGLFDDLNKQNTKSYPEEIFEMLGFSYHKEKYILELSAKRIDFDLPLNQRIIGLNTGCGTRWLTRLWGKEN